In the genome of Drosophila pseudoobscura strain MV-25-SWS-2005 chromosome 3, UCI_Dpse_MV25, whole genome shotgun sequence, one region contains:
- the Spn47C gene encoding serine protease inhibitor 42Dd, with protein sequence MRRSVIGERRSKSVPLRAPDPNMPGEIVLLLCLIPMAAAGTTAPSLSAGPIVFARNLFRALNEDSPRGNMVVSPAAARSALTLVFMGAGGKSANELRSTLMLGAAGKKDIAKQHAEFWSRECTCSERGAALRLITRLYVSSDLPLRPDFNLKAVEFFNAQADALNYSDADASTRQVNRWLELQTFYTVRNLLTPASFSPESSVLLVNSIYFRAKWAKRFSMDRTGAGDFWINPAQRMELLMMRQVGEFRFADSKKLKASILHLPFEDSDISMMLVVPHAVDGLPELEQKLALLDLNEVATKGLLHEVDVVMPQFKIECDIDLKVPMQKMGISRIFSPGQADLSGLFAKKSPQLISEARQKLYLQVNESGCETDPDTPARAAAFVQNPDRKLFMANRPFVFAIRNNRTVYFVGRFLKP encoded by the exons ATGCGCCGATCAGTAATCGGAGAGCGGCGATCCAAGTCGGTTCCACTGAGAGCTCCAGACCCCAACATGCCAGGCGAAATAG tgctgctgctctgcctgaTCCCGATGGCGGCCGCGGGTACGACGGCGCCTTCGCTGAGTGCGGGTCCGATTGTGTTCGCCCGCAACCTGTTCCGGGCCCTGAACGAGGACTCGCCGAGGGGCAACATGGTGGTCTCGCCGGCCGCTGCCCGAAGCGCCCTGACGCTGGTCTTCATGGGGGCCGGGGGGAAGAGCGCCAACGAGCTGCGCTCGACCCTGATGCTGGGGGCGGCCGGGAAGAAGGACATCGCCAAGCAGCACGCGGAGTTCTGGAGCAGGGAGTGCACCTGCTCGGAGCGGGGCGCCGCCCTGCGGCTGATCACCCGGCTGTACGTGAGCAGCGACCTGCCGCTGCGGCCGGACTTCAACCTCAAGGCCGTGGAGTTCTTCAACGCCCAGGCGGACGCCCTGAACTACTCGGACGCCGACGCGTCCACGCGGCAGGTGAACAGGTGGCTGGAGCTGCAGACCTTCTACACGGTCCGCAACCTGCTCACGCCGGCCTCCTTCAGCCCGGAGTCGAGCGTGCTGCTCGTGAACTCCATCTACTTCCGGGCCAAGTGGGCGAAGCGCTTCTCCATGGACCGCACGGGCGCCGGCGACTTCTGGATCAACCCCGCCCAGCGCATGGAGCTGCTGATGATGCGGCAGGTCGGGGAGTTCCGCTTCGCGGACTCCAAGAAGCTCAAGGCCTCCATCCTGCACCTGCCCTTCGAGGACTCGGACATCAGCATGATGCTGGTCGTGCCCCACGCGGTGGACGGACTGCCCGAGCTCGAGCAGAAGCTGGCGCTGCTCGACCTGAACGAGGTGGCCACCAAGGGCCTGCTGCACGAGGTGGACGTGGTGATGCCCCAGTTCAAGATCGAGTGCGACATCGACCTGAAGGTGCCCATGCAGAAG ATGGGCATATCCCGGATCTTCAGCCCCGGCCAGGCGGATCTCAGTGGCCTCTTCGCCAAGAAGTCGCCCCAGCTGATCTCCGAGGCCAGGCAGAAGCTCTACCTGCAGGTGAACGAGTCCGGCTGTGAGACGGATCCAGACACGC CCGCCCGAGCAGCGGCCTTCGTGCAGAACCCCGATCGCAAGCTCTTCATGGCCAACCGCCCGTTCGTCTTTGCGATCCGCAACAACAGAACCGTCTACTTCGTGGGGCGCTTCCTGAAGCCCTGA